GTTGACCGGTTCATGGCCACGCCCATGTTCTACCCGGCAAACTACGGCTTCATCCCGCACACCCTGGCCGACGACGGCGACCCCCTGGACGTGCTGGTGGTTACCCCCTACCCGGTACAGGCCGGCTCCGTGATTCGCTGCCGCCCTGTGGGTGTGCTGAACATGGAAGACGAAGCAGGCGGCGACGCCAAGCTGGTGGCAGTGCCTCACGACAAGCTGACCACCACCTACCACGACGTGAAGGACATTGACGATCTGCCGGAACTGCTGCGCGACCAGATCAAGCACTTTTTCGAGAACTACAAGACCCTGGAGCCCGGCAAGTGGGTGAAGGTGCAGGGTTGGGATAACGCGGACGCGGCGCGCAAGGCCATTGTTGATTCCATCAACAACTACAAGGGCTGATCGCCGCCTCCCAACAAAAAACCGGGCAGCAGCCCGGTTTTTTTTATGTCTCCCGCAGGCCAATCAGCCCCGCGACAGCAAATCCCGCATATCGCTGATGGCCGCGTTGGCCCGGGACAGGTAAGCCGCCATCGTCAGGGAGTGGTTGGCCAACACGCCAAAGCCACTGCCGTTCAGGATGACCGGGCTCCACATCTCGCCCTGGGTTCCCTCGAGCTCGATGATGATCTGCTTAAGGCTGGCCATGGCGTTCTTGTCCTGCAGCACCTTGCGGAAATCCACTTCGATCGCCCGGAAGATATGCAGCAGCGCCCAGGCGCTGCCACGGGCCTCGTAAAAAACGTCGTCCACTTTGGTCCAGGGAGTCTGCACTTCATTGGCGCCGGTTTCCTCGGCAAGCGGATTACCTTCTTCCACGTTGGCCACCGCGTCTGAAACCGAGGCCTTGCCCACGCTTTCGCCCAGGTTTCTGGAAAGGCTACCGAGACGGGTCTCGAGATCTGCCAGCCAGCTGTTCAGGTTATCGGCGCGAGCAAAGAACTGGGCGTTGGCCTGCTCGGGTGCGCTGAGCCGGTTCAGATAACGCCTGAGCGCCTCGATGCCACGGCGGTACTCGGCCTCGGTGGACGGAATGGCCCAGCTTTCGCTGTCGAAGTGGAACTGGGGTTCTGCGATCACCAGGTCCGGATCTTCGGCAGACTGGCTCTGGGACCGCGCGATATCCCGCCGCATGGCACGGGAGAGGTCCCGCAACTGAACCAGGACGCCGTACTCCCAGTTGGGAATGTTGTCGAGCCAGACGCCCGGCGGGAAGATGTCATTGGAGAGGTAGCCGCCGGGTTTCTCCAGCAGGGTTTCGGCGATGCGAATCATAGTCGTGGTGGTGGCAAAACCGGTAATCGGCTCCCGCTCCATGGCGTTTGCCACCGACCGGGTGTGTTCACGCACCGAGAAGGTATCGGGCTCACTGCTCCAGTACATCCCGAGAACCACCGCTACCAGCAGGTACACGCCAACCACGGCCAGGATCAGTTTGCCGATGACGCTACTGCCGCCGGCGTAATCCTGCACATCCTCTTTCCTGTCCCTGAAATACTGTCTGATTCTGCCTGGCATAGAGCACTCAATCCCCTGTCTGTTGGTTATCAGCGGCAAACGGTCGACCCAGATGGTACCCCATGGCCCCGTCAATACCCAGCTGACAGAGTACAGAGTATTCGGCCGCCGTTTCCACTCCCGTGGCAAACACCTTCACACCGCGACTGTGGGCAATCGCCAGCACCGACTCCACGTAAAAGCGGTTGTCCTCGTGGGTGTCGATGTCGTGAATGAAGCTGTTATCGATACGCAACCCCTGAAACCTCAGATTTCTAAGGTAGCTGAAGGGCACGCCGCCCACGCCGAAGCGGTCCACAAGCACCGGAACACCCCGGCGCCCCAGCGCACGCACCAGCAGGCCCGCCGCCGTGCGGTGGTGATGAATGGCCTGTTCAGAGATGCCAATCCAGAGGTTGCCTGCAAGCTGGCCCGCCTGGTCCAGTTGCGCCAGCATATCCGAGCGGAAGCTCTCGCTGGCGACCGAGGCATTGCCGAGAGTGATGGCCAAGGGCTGGTCCGGAAAGGTTCGCAGCCGTTCCAGTACCCGTTCAATGAGCAGGCGATCGAGATCGGCAATCAGACCAAAACGCTCGGCCAGCGGCACAAAGGTACCCGCCTTCAACGACCCCTCCGCCGAATCGATGCGGGAGAACACCTGATGGTAAACCGGCATCAGCCGACCCTCATTCACCATGGGCTGTAGCCATAGTGCCAGCGTCCTCTGGCGTATGGCCTGGCTGATGATGACTCTCCAGGTTTCGAGGTTGTGGTGGCCGTCCCGCTCGGGGTCCGCCAGATGACAGCCACTGCCGTTCCGGTTCTGGGCGGTTCGCAGGGCCTCGTCGGCGGCCGCCATCAATTCCCTGGCGCCCCGCCCTTCCAGCGTTTTTGCCAGGCCGGCATGAACTGCGGTATCGATGGGTGACGCCAGGTCGGCGTAAACACCGTCGAGGTCCGCAACCAGCTGCCGGCACCAGACGCCGGCATCGGCCGCCATCACACCGGGAAGAAAAATCGCAAACTCGGCGCCGGTGCGGCGCCCGGCAAAGGCGCCTGCATGCTGGTTCACGAAGTCCGACACGACGCTCGCCACCCGCAGCAACAGGCGGTCGGCGTCGTTACGACCGTACGCCTGATTGTAACCGGCAAAGTCCGCCAGCTGGATCAGGATCAACATCCCCGGCGCCGCCTTCTCCTCGGATTCCACTTCCACCTTGAGGCGCTGATCGAATGCACTGCGGCTGGCCAGACCGGTCACCGCATCCTCGTTGTTGACCCGGCGCAGGTGCTGGATCAGTTTGGCCTGCCCTTCAAAGAGCTGGCCGAGATCGTCGGCCATCCGGTTCATGGCCTCGGTAACCTGATTGATCTCCCGGGTGGAGGTCACCGACACCCGCTTCCGGAAGTCTCGCTGACCAAGGGCCCTGGCCTGGTCTTCCAGTGCCAGCAGAGGTTGCAGGGTTCTTCGCAACAGCAGGAACACCGCGAACAGTCCCAGGCCGCCGATGATAGCAGTGCTGGTGGTCAGCCCCACGGTAATGCGCCACAGGTCCTGATAGGCCCTGCCCGGGTGGCTGATGACCTGCACCGTGCCCAGCCGGCTCCAGCCCCGGACCACCTCTGCCTCAGCCACCGGCAACGGTAGATCTGCCAGTGACCTGAACCAGGACGGCACCGCTATGTTCTGAAGGGTCATGGCACGACCTGCGATCTGCTCGTCCTGGTGATTCCGGTAGCTGATGGAGAGGTAACGACCACTGTCGAACACCGAATCGATCAGCGACGCCGCCGCAACCGGGTCGCGACCGTCAATGGCGTTGGAGAGCGACAGACCGATGGCGGTGGCGCCATCACGGGCATGGCCGGCCAGCTGATCCGACACGTAATCGCGGAAATAGCCGTAGCTGGTCACGAACACCGCCGCCAGCAATGTGATCAAAAGAGCGCCGGTGAGGATCAGGAGAATGGTGCGCAGGGTCGCCACTCCCCGCTGACTGCGTTGCTTGATGAACTGCTTCCGTGCCATGGAGGTGTCTCCGGACAGGCCGTGCGGCAACTGGCGGGCCGATTGTGACCTGCACCTCAGAGTTGACAAACATTTACACAGCGCAACCTACGCCGACAACATTAAACACTATAGACTCTGCAAAAGGACTAAGGTTGAAAAAGTGGTCCGGGGCGAGACCACCAAAAACGAAAAAAAGAGACAGGCCGGAGCAGCATGAACGACGAAAGCCAGAAGGAAAAACTCAGGCAGCATTTCGCACGCCGTGTCACAACCCAGGCCCGGGTTGTTCTGGACACCTGGCAGAAGATCCATGAAAACCGGGAATCGGCCCCCGGTCATCGCAACGAATTCGTTGCAGCCATCGACAAGTTGGTACGCTACGCCCAGCGGTTCGAAATGGCCAGCCACGCAAGGGCCGGCGATTCGCTCCGTGAACTGACCAACCAGTGGGAGCCGGGAACGCCACTGGACGATGCCCTTGCCCGACAGCTGCAGGATGCCATTGAGAGCCTGTCCCACAGTACCCTGCGCCGCACCGACCTGAACAGTACCGAAGCCCCACATCAGTTCCGTCGCACCCCGGTGTACATTGCCCTGGCCAACCAGGAGATGGCCGGCCGCCTCATCCGTCAATTGGAGTTCTTTGGCTTTCGCGCCTCAGCGTTTGCCAGCGCATCGGAACTGAACGAGGCCTGCGCCCTGCATAAACCCGAAACCATCCTGGTGGATGTCAATTTCACCGGCGAAACCAACGCCGGCATCGCCACCATCGAGACGCTTCAGGAACGCCACGACACGCCCATTCCCATCATTTTCATGAGTGACGAGGATGGTTCCATCGAGACCCGCCTGCGCGCCTCGCGATGCGGCGGCGAGGAGTTTTTCTACCCGGCTGTAGACCCCGGGCAATTGATCGAGAAAATCGAGACCTACACCCACGGCAACACCGTCGAACCTTACCGGGTACTGGTGCTGGACGACTCCCGGGCTCAGGCCAAGTACATGGAGACAGTGCTGAAGAAGGCGGGCATGACCGCCCACATCATCACCGACCCCATGCAGATCATCCATGCCCTGGAAGAATTCTCGCCGGAGATCATCATTCTCGACATGTACATGCCCGGGTGCACCGGCATGGAGATTGCCCGGGTCATCCGTCAGCAGGACCGCTTCCACAGCGTGCCCATCATCTACCTCTCGGCGGAAGAGGACGTCACCAAGCAGTTGCATGCCATGAGCCTCGGCGGTGATGACTTCCTGACCAAGCCCATCGACCCGAAACACCTGATTGCCACCATCCACAACCGTGGCCGTCGGGCGCGCTCGCTTCTGGCCCTGATGATCCGTGACAGCCTGACCGGCCTGTTCAATCACACTCACACCCTGCACCTGCTGGACCAGGAGATTGTCCGGGCCCGTCAGAAAGACCAGCCGCTGTGCTTCGCCATGATCGACATTGACTACTTCAAGAAGGTAAACGACACCTTCGGTCACCCGATTGGCGACCGCGTCCTCAGAAGCCTGTCGATGTTTCTCAAGCAGCGGCTGCGCAAGACCGATCACATCGGCCGGTACGGCGGCGAGGAATTTGCCATCATCCTGCCCAATACCCGCCCGAGCGATGCCCGCAACGTGCTCAACGAGATCCGGGAGCGGTTTTCGGAGTTGCAGCAGCCGGCCGGCGATCGGGAGTTCAACGTCACCTTCAGCTGTGGCATTGCGGCCTGGAACAACGAAACGTCCCAGGCCCTGTGCGAGCGGGCCGACCGCGCCCTCTACGCCTCCAAGGAACACGGTCGCAACTGCGTTACCCTGGCCGAGACCTGAGTTCGGCAGCCAGCTCCCCCTCCCTGCTCCGACACCAGCCAGCCGGGCGCGGCACCTGACCGCCCCGGCCCCGGGCTTTATGAAACCAACGTCGTATGGAAGTTCCGGCCATCGTTGACGACAATTCCTGTCATCAGCAAAAAGGTCCGGTTTCGATTCATTTGCCGTCTTTTTACGACCAATGGACAACACGGACGAATGTCAAAAAGTGTTGATCTGAGGGATATAAGCACGCACCATTGGGTGAACATGCCGTTAAATTCGGCGATCCTGTAAAAAGACACCAAGGCAGCCAGCACCATGTCGACAATTCTCGTACTCCATGGCCCCAACCTCAACATGCTCGGCAGCCGCGAGCCAGAGGTCTATGGCTACGAGACCCTGGCCGACATCGATGACCGCCTGCGCTCGGTAGCGGCCGAACACGGCCACCACCTGCTGCACCTGCAGTCGAACGCGGAGTACGAGCTGATCGAACGGGTGCACGAGGCGCGTGCGGAGGGCGTGGATTTCATCATCATCAATCCGGCCGCCTTCACCCACACCAGCGTCGCACTCAGGGATGCCATGCTGGCCGCCGGCATCCCCTTTATCGAAGTGCATCTTTCCAACGTGCATGCGCGGGAACCCTTCCGCCATCACTCCTATTTCTCGGATATCGCCGAAGGCGTTATCTGTGGGTTGGGCAGCCAGGGGTACGATCTCGCCCTCAAGGCCGCCCTGACACGCATTCACCGATAGAACTGACACACGGGACTGGACTGACTATGGATATTCGCAAAATCAAGAAACTGATCGAGCTGCTCGAGGAATCCGACGTCGAGGAGCTGGAGATTCACGAAGCCGACGATTCGGTACGCATCTCCCGTCGCCGCGAACCCGCCGCAGGCACCCAATACGTGAGCCATTACCCGGCGCCCGCGCCGGCACCCCAGCCCGCTCAGGCCCAGGGTGGCTCCGCACAGGCATCCGAGGAATCCTCGGCACCGGCCGCACCTTCCGGCCACACCGTCAAATCGCCGATGGTCGGCACTTTCTACCGCTCGCCCTCACCCACGGCCAAGGCTTTCGTGGAAGTCGGCCAGAGCGTGAACGTGGGTGACGTCATCTGCATCGTTGAAGCCATGAAGATGATGAACCAGATCGAGGCCGACAAGAGCGGCACCATTACCGAGATCCTGGTCGAGAATGGCCAACCGGTAGAGTTTGACCAGCCCCTGGTCGTCATTTCCTGAACGCGGTGATAGCAACCCATGGCCATGTTAGAGAAAGTTCTGATCGCAAACCGGGGTGAAATTGCCCTCCGGATTCTGCGCGCCTGCAAGGAGCTGGGCATCAAGACCGTGGCGGTGCATTCCCAGGTCGACCGCGATCTGATGCACGTGCGGCTCGCCGACGAGTCTGTCTGCATTGGCCCCAACAGTGCGACCGACAGCTACCTGAATATTCCAACCATCATCAGCGCGGCCGAAGTGACCGACGCCGTGGGCATCCACCCCGGCTACGGGTTCCTGGCCGAGAACGCCGACTTTGCCGAGCAGGTTGAGAAGAGCGGATTCCGCTTCATCGGCCCCAAGGCCGAAACCATCCGCCTGATGGGCAACAAGGTGTCGGCCATCAACGCCATGATCAAGGCGGGCGTGCCCACGGTGCCCGGGTCCGACGGCCCCCTGAATGATGACGAGGAACGCACCCTGCGCATCGCCCGGGAAATCGGTTATCCGGTGATGATCAAGGCGGCCTCTGGTGGGGGCGGCCGGGGCATGCAGGTGGTGCATTCGGAAGCGGCCCTGCTCAAGGGCGTGCAGATTACCCAGAGCGAGGCCCGCAACGCCTTTGGCGACCCCACCGTGTACCTCGAGAAATTCCTGGAAGCGCCCCGGCATGTGGAAGTGCAGGTGCTGGCCGACATGCACGGCAACTGCATCCACCTGGGCGACCGTGACTGTTCGATGCAGCGTCGCAACCAGAAGGTTATTGAGGAGGCGCCCGCGCCCAACGTCAACCCGGAATCCCGGGAACGCACCCTCAAGGCCTGCGTGGATGCCTGCAAGGAAATCGGCTACGTGGGCGCCGGTACGTTCGAGTTCCTGTACCAGGACGGAGAATTCTACTTTATTGAAATGAACACCCGGGTCCAGGTGGAGCATCCGGTGTCGGAAATGGTGACCGGCGTGGACATCGTGCGCGAGCAGTTGCGCATTGCCAGTGGTCTGCCCCTGCAGTACACCCAGGATGATATCCGCATTTCCGGGCACGCCATGGAATGCCGGATCAACGCCGAGGACCCGAAGACCTTCGTTCCCAGCCCCGGCAAGGTCAAGCATTTCCATGCGCCGGGTGGCAATGGCGTGCGGGTGGATTCCCATCTGTACAGCGGCTACACGGTACCGCCCTACTACGACTCCCTGGTGGCCAAGCTGATCACCTGGGGCGACGACCGGGATATTGCCCGGCGCCGGATGAAGAACGCGCTGGACGAGCTGGTCGTCGAGGGCATCAAGACCAACCAGTCCCTGCATCGAAAACTGGTACGCGATGGTGGCTTTAAAACGGTAGACTTCACCATCCACTACCTCGAGAAACTGATGCGGGAATAACCATGCCCTGGATACAACTCCAGATCCCGGCTGATCCGGACAACGCGGATCAGCTGGAGGATCTGCTCATGGAGATGGGCTCGGACGCCGTCTCCATGGAGGACGCCGCCGACCAGCCCCTGTACGAACCCGACCCCGGCACCACGCCCCTGTGGAGCCAGACCACCGTGACCGGCCTCTTTGACTCCGACCGGGACGTTGAGCAGCTGTGCGCCGACATCCGCGATGCCTGGCACCAGAGAACCCAGCAGGACCTGCCTGAAATCGAGGTAAGCCTGGTGGAGGACAAAGACTGGGAACGGGCCTGGATGGACGACTTCCAGCCCTTGAGATTTGGCGACCGGCTCTGGATCGTACCCAGCTGGCATCAGGCGCCCGATCCCAAGGCGGCCAACCTTATGCTCGACCCCGGGCTGGCCTTCGGTACTGGCACCCATCCCACCACCGCCCTGTGCCTGGAATGGCTTGACGGGCAGGACGTCCAGGGCAAACAGGTCATCGACTACGGCTGCGGATCCGGCATCCTGGGACTGGCCGCACTGCTGCTCGGCGCCGAACACGTGGTGGGCGTGGACACCGATCCCCAGGCCCTGGAGGCCAGCCGTGAGAATGCCCGTCGCAACGACATCGACGAGCAGCGGCTGGACCTGTACCTGCCCGATAATGAGCCAGACACCCACGCCGATATCATGCTCGCCAACATCCTGGCGCAACCGCTGATCGGCCTGGCTCCTCATCTGGCGGCCCGGACCCGGCCTGGTGGCGCCCTTGTTCTGTCAGGCATACTGTCCACCCAGGCCCGCGAGGTGATGGCGGCCTACGAGCCCTGGTTTGTGATGGACGAGCCGGAGCAGAGGGAAGAGTGGATACGCCTCACAGGACGGCGCATCGACAGATGACGAACCCGGCCGTAACGACTAAACTCCGACAGTCGTAGCCCCGTCGCTTTCAGGAAGAAGCATGACCCAGAGCAGCCTGCAGACACAGTGCCCCAAATGCCAGACCCGGTTCAGGGTCACGGAAGAGCAACTTGGCGTTGCCAAGGGCAAAGTGCGCTGCGGCAACTGCATGAACGTGTTCAACGCCATTGAGCACCAGATCATGCCGGGCAGTTCTGCCGGCAATCGCCCTTCTCCAGCCCCGTCCCGACCTTCTGATACAGCCTCGTCCGGCGCCAGCGAGGAGGACTTCGTATTTGCGGACAATCCCGAGGAAGATGCCGCAGAGGGCCGATACGCTGGCAGCAAACTGACCTTTTCCGACGACGAGCTCAGCGACAGCTTCCGCAGCTTCGACGAGCGCGACCAGAGCGACTACAAGGACGTTGAGGACGACCACTCCGAGCAACCGGTGGATGAAAGCTGGGCGGAAGCGATTCTCGACGACGAACCGGAGCCCCGCAAGCCGTCAACCACGACAGCGAAGAGAGCCAGACCCGATCCAGAGCCGGAACCGGAGGCTCCCGCGAAGCCCGAACCGAGTCCGGACATCGGTGCCGAATTGAGCCTGGAAGAAGAACCCACCTACCAGAGCTCGCCGGCCACAAAGCCCTCGCTGACAACCGCTGCGACTTCTTCGCCGGAGGGTTCGGGCAGCGATGCCGCCATCGAATTCGAGACACCGGAACGGCAAGAAGACAGCTTCCGGGCCGATCCGCCCTTCCGGGATCTCCGCCGGGAACCCGTGGCCGTCGACAGCGGCAGGGGAGGCAGCCTGCGCACCGTTATCTGGAGCCTGATTGTACTCGCCCTGGTCGGGGTCCTGGTGGCACAGGTGACCTGGTTCCAGTTTGATCGGCTGTCGGCCATCCCCGAACTTCGCCCCTTCTACGAGAAGGGCTGCGAACTGGCGGGCTGCGAACTCAAGCCCCTGATTGATGTTGATGCCATCCAGAGCCGCAAGCTGGTGGTGCGTACCAATCCGGACAACCGCTCGCAGCTGGTGGTGGACGCGGTCATCATTAACCGGGCCGACTTCGAGCAGCCATTCCCGGCCATTGCCCTCACCTTCTCCAACCTCAATGGCGACGTTGTAGCCCAGAGCCTGTTCACCCCGGAGGAGTACCTCGCCGGCGAGGGCAAAGAGCTCGAGACCATGCCCCCGGAAACACCGGTGCGCATCGCCATCAACATCCGTGACCCTGGTCGCGATGCGGTCAATTACAACATTCTGTTCCGCCCTTACGCGCCCTGACACCGGCGCACGCCGGCACCGGCATCAGGAAACACGGGCTCCGCTACAGCGCACCGGGGCCAGCTCAACGCACAAAAGTCAACCAGACAGCGCGAAAAATAATCAGTTTTTTCGCCCCCAGGCCCCTTCAATCAACGTGCCCCCGGCGGTATCATTACCGCCCTTCGGAGGCATAATCGGTTATTTTCTGAGCAACCGTTCAACTCCGACTCTGGCTTAACCCGCTGTGACACGGACTCAGATCATGCTGCCAACGGCAAAAATCGGGCCGTACACCCTGCCCAACCCGCTGATTGTCGCACCCATGGCGGGTGTGACCGATCGCCCCTTCCGGCTGCTTTGCCGGCGGCTGGGGGCCGGTCTGGCGGTATCGGAGATGGTCATAGCGGACAGCAAGCTCTGGCATACGCGCAAGTCCCGTAGTCGCCTCAACCACGAGGGCGAACCCGAGCCCCGCTCGGTTCAGATCGCCGGCGGCGACCCCGAGATGCTGGCCGATGCGGCCCGTCAGAACGCAGAGTTTGGCGCCCAGATCATCGACATCAACATGGGCTGTCCGGCGAAGAAGGTGTGCAACAAGGCGGCTGGCTCGGCGCTGATGAAGGACGAAGCCCTGGTACGCGATATCCTGCATGCAGTGGCAGGGGCCGTCGAGGTGCCGGTTACCCTGAAGATGCGCACCGGTTGGGACAGCGACAATCGCAATGCCCTGACCATTGCCCGCATGGCAGAGGACGCCGGCATCCAGGCAATTGCGATACACGGTCGCACCCGGGCAGACAAGTACAACGGCCAGGCCGAGTACGACACCATCGCCGAGGTCAAATCCAGGGTGTCCATTCCGGTGTTCGCCAACGGGGATATCACCTCCCCGGAAAAGGCCCGGGACGTGCTCCGTCATACCGGGGCTGACGGCTTGCTGATTGGCCGTGCCGCCCAGGGCAGCCCCTGGATCTTCCGGGAAATCCTGCATTTTCTGGAAACCGGCCGGCATCTTCCGGCACCGCCGCTGGACGAAGTGGAGCAGATCCTGACCGAGCATTTGCAGGCCCTGCATGCCTTCTACGGGAACACCATGGGGCCGCGCATTGCCAGAAAACACGTGGGCTGGTACCTGCAGTCTCACGACCCGGGCAAACAATTCAGAAAACGCTTCAACGCCATCGACGATGCGCTGGAGCAGAAAGACGCGATTCAACAGTACTTTGCAGGCTTACGAAATGGAGAGGTATTCGCAGCATGAGCGCTGAGACTTTGGCAAACGACAACCTGAGCACACCCGCCAACGATGATATCCATCAGTTGCAGACGGTGAACAGCAGCGGCAACACTGTCACCCTGCGTGACAGCGTGGAAGTGGCCCTGAAAAACTACTTCGCCCAACTGGATGGCGCTCCGGTCACCGAGGTATACCAGCTGGTGCTTTCCGAAGTGGAAGCGCCCCTGCTTGAGCAGGTCATGAAGTACACCCGCAACAACCAGACCAAGGCATCCACCATGCTGGGCCTGAACCGCGGCACCCTGCGCAAGAAGCTCAAGCAGTACGGTCTGCTATAATCCAGACACCCTGATTTGATGAGGGCCTCCCGGACACCATTCGCGAGGCCCTTATTCGTTCATCTCCAGCGAAGATAGTGACCCATGGCAAACCAGGCTAATACCTCCGTCCGTCGCGCGCTGATCAGCGTGAGTGACAAGACAGGCATCGTCGATTTCGGACGAGCCCTGACCGAACGCGGCGTCGAGCTGCTCTCCACCGGCGGCACCTACAGGCTGCTGAAGGACAACAAGGTCCCCGTCACCGAAGTGTCCGACTACACGGGCTTCCCCGAGATGATGGATGGCCGGGTCAAGACCCTGCATCCGAAAATCCACGGCGGTATCCTCGGGCGTCGGGGCACCGACGACACCGTCATGTCCGAGCACGGCATCAATCCGATCGACATGGTGGTGGTGAACCTCTACCCGTTCGAGGAGACCGTGGCCAACCCCGACTGCGACCTGGCCACTGCCATCGAGAACATCGACATCGGCGGGCCGACCATGGTGCGCGCCGCTGCCAAGAACCACAACGACGTGGCCATTGTTGTTAACGCCTCCGACTACAACCGTGTACTGAAAGAGCTGGACGCCAACGACGGCCAGCTGAGCTACAGCACCCGGTTCGACCTGGCGGTCAAGGCGTTCGAACACACCGCCGGCTACGATGGCGCCATCGCCAACTATCTGGGTGGCCGAACCCCGGACAACGACAACGCAGATTTCCCGCGCACCTTCAACGCCCAGTTCGTCAAGGTGCAGGACATGCGCTATGGCGAGAATCCGCACCAGCGGGCCGCCTTCTACGCCGAGCGTCACCCGAAGGAAGCCTGCGTGGCCACCGCCAAACAGCTGCAGGGCAAGGAACTGAGCTACAACAATGTGGCCGACACCGACGCCGCCCTGGAGTGCGTGAAGCCCTTCGCCGACCCGGCCTGTGTGATCGTCAAGCACGCCAATCCCTGCGGCGTGGCCATCGGCGCCGATATCCGCCAGGCCTACGACCTGGCCTTCGCCACCGACCCCACTTCGGCTTTCGGCGGCATCATCGCCTTCAACCGTGAACTGGATGCTGAGACCGCCAAAGCGATTATC
The nucleotide sequence above comes from Marinobacter gudaonensis. Encoded proteins:
- the accB gene encoding acetyl-CoA carboxylase biotin carboxyl carrier protein gives rise to the protein MDIRKIKKLIELLEESDVEELEIHEADDSVRISRRREPAAGTQYVSHYPAPAPAPQPAQAQGGSAQASEESSAPAAPSGHTVKSPMVGTFYRSPSPTAKAFVEVGQSVNVGDVICIVEAMKMMNQIEADKSGTITEILVENGQPVEFDQPLVVIS
- a CDS encoding DUF2333 family protein; translated protein: MPGRIRQYFRDRKEDVQDYAGGSSVIGKLILAVVGVYLLVAVVLGMYWSSEPDTFSVREHTRSVANAMEREPITGFATTTTMIRIAETLLEKPGGYLSNDIFPPGVWLDNIPNWEYGVLVQLRDLSRAMRRDIARSQSQSAEDPDLVIAEPQFHFDSESWAIPSTEAEYRRGIEALRRYLNRLSAPEQANAQFFARADNLNSWLADLETRLGSLSRNLGESVGKASVSDAVANVEEGNPLAEETGANEVQTPWTKVDDVFYEARGSAWALLHIFRAIEVDFRKVLQDKNAMASLKQIIIELEGTQGEMWSPVILNGSGFGVLANHSLTMAAYLSRANAAISDMRDLLSRG
- a CDS encoding bifunctional diguanylate cyclase/phosphodiesterase, which gives rise to MARKQFIKQRSQRGVATLRTILLILTGALLITLLAAVFVTSYGYFRDYVSDQLAGHARDGATAIGLSLSNAIDGRDPVAAASLIDSVFDSGRYLSISYRNHQDEQIAGRAMTLQNIAVPSWFRSLADLPLPVAEAEVVRGWSRLGTVQVISHPGRAYQDLWRITVGLTTSTAIIGGLGLFAVFLLLRRTLQPLLALEDQARALGQRDFRKRVSVTSTREINQVTEAMNRMADDLGQLFEGQAKLIQHLRRVNNEDAVTGLASRSAFDQRLKVEVESEEKAAPGMLILIQLADFAGYNQAYGRNDADRLLLRVASVVSDFVNQHAGAFAGRRTGAEFAIFLPGVMAADAGVWCRQLVADLDGVYADLASPIDTAVHAGLAKTLEGRGARELMAAADEALRTAQNRNGSGCHLADPERDGHHNLETWRVIISQAIRQRTLALWLQPMVNEGRLMPVYHQVFSRIDSAEGSLKAGTFVPLAERFGLIADLDRLLIERVLERLRTFPDQPLAITLGNASVASESFRSDMLAQLDQAGQLAGNLWIGISEQAIHHHRTAAGLLVRALGRRGVPVLVDRFGVGGVPFSYLRNLRFQGLRIDNSFIHDIDTHEDNRFYVESVLAIAHSRGVKVFATGVETAAEYSVLCQLGIDGAMGYHLGRPFAADNQQTGD
- the aroQ gene encoding type II 3-dehydroquinate dehydratase, yielding MSTILVLHGPNLNMLGSREPEVYGYETLADIDDRLRSVAAEHGHHLLHLQSNAEYELIERVHEARAEGVDFIIINPAAFTHTSVALRDAMLAAGIPFIEVHLSNVHAREPFRHHSYFSDIAEGVICGLGSQGYDLALKAALTRIHR
- a CDS encoding diguanylate cyclase encodes the protein MNDESQKEKLRQHFARRVTTQARVVLDTWQKIHENRESAPGHRNEFVAAIDKLVRYAQRFEMASHARAGDSLRELTNQWEPGTPLDDALARQLQDAIESLSHSTLRRTDLNSTEAPHQFRRTPVYIALANQEMAGRLIRQLEFFGFRASAFASASELNEACALHKPETILVDVNFTGETNAGIATIETLQERHDTPIPIIFMSDEDGSIETRLRASRCGGEEFFYPAVDPGQLIEKIETYTHGNTVEPYRVLVLDDSRAQAKYMETVLKKAGMTAHIITDPMQIIHALEEFSPEIIILDMYMPGCTGMEIARVIRQQDRFHSVPIIYLSAEEDVTKQLHAMSLGGDDFLTKPIDPKHLIATIHNRGRRARSLLALMIRDSLTGLFNHTHTLHLLDQEIVRARQKDQPLCFAMIDIDYFKKVNDTFGHPIGDRVLRSLSMFLKQRLRKTDHIGRYGGEEFAIILPNTRPSDARNVLNEIRERFSELQQPAGDREFNVTFSCGIAAWNNETSQALCERADRALYASKEHGRNCVTLAET
- the accC gene encoding acetyl-CoA carboxylase biotin carboxylase subunit translates to MAMLEKVLIANRGEIALRILRACKELGIKTVAVHSQVDRDLMHVRLADESVCIGPNSATDSYLNIPTIISAAEVTDAVGIHPGYGFLAENADFAEQVEKSGFRFIGPKAETIRLMGNKVSAINAMIKAGVPTVPGSDGPLNDDEERTLRIAREIGYPVMIKAASGGGGRGMQVVHSEAALLKGVQITQSEARNAFGDPTVYLEKFLEAPRHVEVQVLADMHGNCIHLGDRDCSMQRRNQKVIEEAPAPNVNPESRERTLKACVDACKEIGYVGAGTFEFLYQDGEFYFIEMNTRVQVEHPVSEMVTGVDIVREQLRIASGLPLQYTQDDIRISGHAMECRINAEDPKTFVPSPGKVKHFHAPGGNGVRVDSHLYSGYTVPPYYDSLVAKLITWGDDRDIARRRMKNALDELVVEGIKTNQSLHRKLVRDGGFKTVDFTIHYLEKLMRE
- the ppa gene encoding inorganic diphosphatase — its product is MQFDNIPAGKNPPEDIYVAIEIPANSSPVKYELDKDMGALLVDRFMATPMFYPANYGFIPHTLADDGDPLDVLVVTPYPVQAGSVIRCRPVGVLNMEDEAGGDAKLVAVPHDKLTTTYHDVKDIDDLPELLRDQIKHFFENYKTLEPGKWVKVQGWDNADAARKAIVDSINNYKG
- the prmA gene encoding 50S ribosomal protein L11 methyltransferase; its protein translation is MPWIQLQIPADPDNADQLEDLLMEMGSDAVSMEDAADQPLYEPDPGTTPLWSQTTVTGLFDSDRDVEQLCADIRDAWHQRTQQDLPEIEVSLVEDKDWERAWMDDFQPLRFGDRLWIVPSWHQAPDPKAANLMLDPGLAFGTGTHPTTALCLEWLDGQDVQGKQVIDYGCGSGILGLAALLLGAEHVVGVDTDPQALEASRENARRNDIDEQRLDLYLPDNEPDTHADIMLANILAQPLIGLAPHLAARTRPGGALVLSGILSTQAREVMAAYEPWFVMDEPEQREEWIRLTGRRIDR